Proteins co-encoded in one Papaver somniferum cultivar HN1 chromosome 5, ASM357369v1, whole genome shotgun sequence genomic window:
- the LOC113279938 gene encoding uncharacterized protein LOC113279938, translated as MSLFKKTYGSNIKYHHAHRGKEAVFQDQYGDDEKSYSDLNCYRYLRTMIYLDATFLIGRFRGTLMAATCVNGNDGFYRYAFVIVLSENKDNWFWFLDNLQQVFDDRPVVFLSDHHEGLLQGIPRSFPGSYHSYCFYHIKYNLPIGKGDANYNVVIDLFYKAAYSYTAANFEESLRGMHAIGCGYVAPNEKWANAFFPVCIYAAHSSSIVESFNNWILEFKKLPAFSLLDAIHLKVMQMNSKRRVEGLENFNTRLTPVYEDLLNENINIGRTWTVVESMERLYEVRSPRTHYVDLLERTCTCHRWKVNGFPCAHACAAIQFTREDIYSFVDPYFTTEWYNRTYQEIILPIPNYEKPQSYDPSDRIIVPIHVPPPGRRREQRFKNAWEKQKRPMMCKKCFTLGHHNRATCPMP; from the exons ATGTCACTCtttaagaagacttatgggtccaatattaagtatcaccatgcccATAGAGGGAAAGAAGCTGTATTTCAAGATCAATATGGTGACGACGAGAAGTCGTATAGCGATTTAAATTG CTATAGGTATCTCAGGAccatgatttacttggacgctACTTTCCTCATTGGTAGATTCAGGGGTACTTTGATGGCTGCAACATGTGTCAATGGAAATGATGGTTTTTACCGATATGCCTTTGTTATTGTTTTATCTGAAAACAAAgacaattggttttggtttctggatAATCTTCAACAAGTGTTCGATGATCGTCCGGTTGTTTTCCTTAGTGATCATCACGAAGGACTTCTGCAGGGCATTCCAAGATCATTTCCTGGTTCATATCACAGCTATTGCTTTTACCACATCAAGTacaatctccctattggaaaaggTGATGCGAATTACAATGTCgttattgatttgttttacaaagctgCTTACTCTTACACAGCAGCGAACTTTGAAGAATCTTTGCGGGGCATGCATGCAATTGGTTGTGGATATGTTGCTCCAAATGAGAAATGGGCAAATGCATTTTTCCCTGTATGCATATATGCTGCTCACTCTTCATCTATTGTCGAGTCATTCAATAACTGGATTCTTGAGTTCAAAAAGCTACCTGCTTTTTCTCTTCTCGATGCGATACA TTTGAAGGTTATGCAGATGAATTCTAAGAGAAGGGTAGAAGGTCTTGAAAATTTTAACACTAGGCTCACTCCCGTATACGAAGATTTACTAAACGAGAACATCAacattggtcgtacttggactGTTGTTGAGTCTATGGAAAGATTATATGAAGTCAGGTCTCCCCGCACTCATTATGTAGATCTGTTGGAGAGAACTTGTACGTGTCACAGGTGGAAAGTAAATGGTTTTCCCTGTGCACATGCTTGTGCTGCCATTCAATTTACAAGGGAGGACATCTATTCATTTGTTGATCCATACTTCACCACTGAATGGTACAACAGGACATACCAAGAGATCATCTTGCCAATCCCCAATTATGAAAAGCCGCAGTCTTAcgatcctagtgataggattATTGTTCCTATTCATGTGCCTCCACCCGGTAGACGAAGAGAACAACGTTTCAAGAACGCTTGGGAGAAGCAAAAGAGGCCTATGATGTGCAAAAAGTGCTTCACTCTTGGTCACCACAACAGAGCTACCTGCCCCATGCCTTAA